The Nicotiana tomentosiformis chromosome 2, ASM39032v3, whole genome shotgun sequence genome includes the window AGGCGGGCATCACTTGATGAGGAACTAAAAGGTAAGGTGCTTGAACTGGAAACGAAGGAAGCTGAAGTTGATCACATGGAAGAAAAGATTAAGAAACGAGAACAAGCCTTTGAAAAGAAGCTGGAGAAAGtcaaggagaaggagaaggatcATGAGTTGAAGTTAAAATCATTGAAGGAAAGGGAGAAGTCTTTGAAAACCGAGGAGAAAATTTTGGAAACTGAAAGGAAACAGATAGTTTCTGAGAAGGAGAATTTGCTAGCTCTGATGGCTGAGCTTGAGAATGTAAGAGCTGACATTGAAAAGCAACAAGTCAAGATCAGTGACGAAACAGAACAACTTAAAGTAACTGAAGATGAGAGGATGGAACATGCTCGCCTACAATCAGAACTGAAGCAGGAGATAGACAAGTGTAGACTCCTCCAAGAAAATCTATTGAAGGAAGCTGAGGATTTGAAGCAGGAAAAAGAAAGATTTGAGAAAGAATGGGAAGAACTGGATGAGAAAAGATCTGAGATCAAGATAGACTTGCAGGAACTTAATGAACAGAGAAAGAATTTCGAAAAACTGAAACGCACTGAAGAGGAAATGATAAGCAAGGAGAAGCTGGAAACAGAAAATTATGTTCAGAGGGAGTTGGAAGCCCTTAGAGTGGCAAGAGAAACATTTGAAGCTACCATGGATCATGAGAAGTCAATATTAGCAGAACAAACTCGAAGTGAAAAAAGCCAAATGCTTCATGCCTTTGAATGGCAAAAAAGAGAACTTGAAAGTGATATGCTGAGGAAGCAGGAGGAAAAGGAGTCTGCACTGCATGTACGGGAGAAACTCTTTGAGGAAGAGAGGCAGAGGGAGCTCAGCAATATTGAGTATTTAAAGGAAGTCGCCCATAGAGAAATGGAAGAGATGAAATTAGAAAGAGTAAGTCTGGAGAAAGAAAAACAGGAAATTTCTGCTAACAAGGGGCTTCTTGAAGTACAACAGTTAGAGATGAAAAAGGATATTGATGTGCTTGTTGGCTTAAGCAGGAAGTTGAAGGATCAGAGATTAGCTTTTATTGAGGAAAGGGACAAGTTTATTGCTTTTGTCAAGCAGCAGAAAAGCTGCAGCTCATGCGGAGAAGGAATTCGTGTGATTGAGTTTTCTGACCTTCAAGCTCTCGCTGAAGCGGAGAGTTTTGAGGCCCCTCCTCTGCCAAGTGTCGTGCAGGAATATCTACACGATGGTCAAAGAGGATCTTTGGAAAGGACTGGTGATGAGCTGTCCCCTGGTGCTCGTAATACAGGATCAATGGTTTCTGGTGGAACCATGTCCTGGCTTCGGAAGTGCACATCTAAGATTCTCAAATTCTCACCTAGCATAAAGATTGAAAATGCTTCTTCTCATTGTCTGGTTGATGGATCTTCTGCATCAGAGAAGTGTGCAGACATATCACCAAATAAACTGTCAAACGAAGGAAATCACACGGATCTGGCTGTTTCCATGAATGTTCTTGATGATCAGAGGCTTCAACAGGGTGATGGCATTAGAGAGGTGGAAGTTGGCCAAGGCACTGTAGAAGACTCTCATCATGCCAGCGTGAAAATTGGTCAGCTTAGACCTGTGAAGAAAGGGAGTGGTAGAAGTAGTAAAACAGCAAAAGCTACAGATACAAGAACAGTTCTTGAAAAAGTTCCTAAAGAGGGTGAGAATATGCACGCCAATGGAAGTTTGGAGACCTCAGTTAATATGAACGAGGAGAGCCAGAGAAAATCAGGTCTTCTGGGTGGAGCACCAAGAAATTCCAGAAAACGTGGTCACATGCAAACATCACAAGAAATGGCTAGTGAGATCGATGGCAATAATAGTGAAGGACAGTCAGATAGTGTAGCCAACAGTCGCAGGAAGAGGAGACAACAGGTTGCCCCCGGTGTGCAGGCTCATGCTGAAAGAAGATACAATCTCCGCCGACCTAAAAGGTAAGTTGTTTGAGTGCCTTTTTAATTGCTGAACTGGATAGACAAGTTCTACTGCATAGCTAAAATGAGCTGGAATGTAAATAGGACCTTAAAACATTGTGGAACTTGTCTTAAGAATTACATGAAAATTGTTTTTCCCTCCATCCCCCCTAAAAATATATATGTTATCCTAGGACTAGGAGCCACTGCTTTCACATGCTCAAGAGACAATGTTGTTTAGACAATTTGTAGTGGTTGACTTGCGCTTTCTTTTATTCACAGTGCTGCACCAGCAACAGCCAATGGATCTTTGTCAGACCCAATTTCAAAATCTCAGGAAGAGAATTGGAACTCTAACGCTTCCCTGGTGACTCCTCTGGTTGACAACGGTGCAGATGATGGAAAATATAGAAATTTTGCTGCTGGTCATCCCACGGTAGCCGAGAGCCCTGTTAGTACTCTCCGTGCTCTCTCTCATCTGTGATGCACAATTTCTCACAATTGCACACACATTCTCAAACTTCTTGGAATATGTTTCAGAAGTTCTTTATAATTACTCAAGTTGCTTTAGGTGGTATGCGCACATCATATTCTCTTTTATCCCTTGGCACACCTACTTCCACTGGATTTACTACGATTTTATGTTTGAAATCACTATTGTCCCCAAATGCATAGGTGTAGCTGTTAGTAGACTGGTAGTTTCATCCGTGATATATTTGTGATATATGTTTTTTGTAACCAGCAGCTGCTATtaacattcattatatttttCTCCAGTTGAATGATACAGTAGACAACCAGGAAGGCAGTGCTAACATAGCAACTGAACTGGTAGATGATACAGGTTTGAGTGAAGAGGTAAATGAAACACCAAAACAGCCTTCAGCTTATGATGTGAATGGAGATGGGGATGGGTGTGATGACAGTGATGGCGATGAgggtgatgaggaggaagagattGAACATCCCGGTGAAGTCTCTATAGGGAAGAAGCTTTGGACTTTCATCACGACATAGTGGAAATCTAAATGACTCTGTAGTTTGGTCGCACTTTTGATTATAGCTTTCTTGGCATCTTGACTAGTATTTTGTTTCTTTTGCTACTTGTGGAGTAGTTTAAAGCTTTCACGGTAATGTGCAGTGTTTTGTATCCTTCTCAAAATGTAGTCAGCAAGAAATCAATTTAGGGTTGGAATTTGATTGTTTATATAATGATGGTCCAAGTCGGGGTGCATTCatattggtttaacgatttttagTAT containing:
- the LOC104093930 gene encoding nuclear matrix constituent protein 1-like isoform X2, with product MRSEYAETKYTADSKLAEANALAASVEVKSLEVEAKLRAADAKLAEVNQKSSVVERKLNEVEAQENVLRRERSSFNAEREAFGTYLSRQREDLQEWERKLQAGEERLADGRRLLNQREQRANDTDRILMQKENDLEDDQRKIDAANSVLRKKEDDMSSRIANLTHKEKELEDVRKSLEIKERELLDLQEKLNFKEREGIQNLMDEHRSILHSKEEEFELELRQRRASLDEELKGKVLELETKEAEVDHMEEKIKKREQAFEKKLEKVKEKEKDHELKLKSLKEREKSLKTEEKILETERKQIVSEKENLLALMAELENVRADIEKQQVKISDETEQLKVTEDERMEHARLQSELKQEIDKCRLLQENLLKEAEDLKQEKERFEKEWEELDEKRSEIKIDLQELNEQRKNFEKLKRTEEEMISKEKLETENYVQRELEALRVARETFEATMDHEKSILAEQTRSEKSQMLHAFEWQKRELESDMLRKQEEKESALHVREKLFEEERQRELSNIEYLKEVAHREMEEMKLERVSLEKEKQEISANKGLLEVQQLEMKKDIDVLVGLSRKLKDQRLAFIEERDKFIAFVKQQKSCSSCGEGIRVIEFSDLQALAEAESFEAPPLPSVVQEYLHDGQRGSLERTGDELSPGARNTGSMVSGGTMSWLRKCTSKILKFSPSIKIENASSHCLVDGSSASEKCADISPNKLSNEGNHTDLAVSMNVLDDQRLQQGDGIREVEVGQGTVEDSHHASVKIGQLRPVKKGSGRSSKTAKATDTRTVLEKVPKEGENMHANGSLETSVNMNEESQRKSGLLGGAPRNSRKRGHMQTSQEMASEIDGNNSEGQSDSVANSRRKRRQQVAPGVQAHAERRYNLRRPKSAAPATANGSLSDPISKSQEENWNSNASLVTPLVDNGADDGKYRNFAAGHPTVAESPLNDTVDNQEGSANIATELVDDTGLSEEVNETPKQPSAYDVNGDGDGCDDSDGDEGDEEEEIEHPGEVSIGKKLWTFITT
- the LOC104093930 gene encoding nuclear matrix constituent protein 1-like isoform X1, encoding MSTPPRKFWTGWSLSPRSEPADKGKGVAFMGTAQKSLTSQDYGNMDQEALIGEVSKLENELFSYQYSMGLLLIEKKDWSSKFEEIKQALEEANGAYRREQAAHSIAISEVEKREENLRKALGVEKQCVLELEKELREMRSEYAETKYTADSKLAEANALAASVEVKSLEVEAKLRAADAKLAEVNQKSSVVERKLNEVEAQENVLRRERSSFNAEREAFGTYLSRQREDLQEWERKLQAGEERLADGRRLLNQREQRANDTDRILMQKENDLEDDQRKIDAANSVLRKKEDDMSSRIANLTHKEKELEDVRKSLEIKERELLDLQEKLNFKEREGIQNLMDEHRSILHSKEEEFELELRQRRASLDEELKGKVLELETKEAEVDHMEEKIKKREQAFEKKLEKVKEKEKDHELKLKSLKEREKSLKTEEKILETERKQIVSEKENLLALMAELENVRADIEKQQVKISDETEQLKVTEDERMEHARLQSELKQEIDKCRLLQENLLKEAEDLKQEKERFEKEWEELDEKRSEIKIDLQELNEQRKNFEKLKRTEEEMISKEKLETENYVQRELEALRVARETFEATMDHEKSILAEQTRSEKSQMLHAFEWQKRELESDMLRKQEEKESALHVREKLFEEERQRELSNIEYLKEVAHREMEEMKLERVSLEKEKQEISANKGLLEVQQLEMKKDIDVLVGLSRKLKDQRLAFIEERDKFIAFVKQQKSCSSCGEGIRVIEFSDLQALAEAESFEAPPLPSVVQEYLHDGQRGSLERTGDELSPGARNTGSMVSGGTMSWLRKCTSKILKFSPSIKIENASSHCLVDGSSASEKCADISPNKLSNEGNHTDLAVSMNVLDDQRLQQGDGIREVEVGQGTVEDSHHASVKIGQLRPVKKGSGRSSKTAKATDTRTVLEKVPKEGENMHANGSLETSVNMNEESQRKSGLLGGAPRNSRKRGHMQTSQEMASEIDGNNSEGQSDSVANSRRKRRQQVAPGVQAHAERRYNLRRPKSAAPATANGSLSDPISKSQEENWNSNASLVTPLVDNGADDGKYRNFAAGHPTVAESPLNDTVDNQEGSANIATELVDDTGLSEEVNETPKQPSAYDVNGDGDGCDDSDGDEGDEEEEIEHPGEVSIGKKLWTFITT